From Onychostoma macrolepis isolate SWU-2019 chromosome 19, ASM1243209v1, whole genome shotgun sequence, a single genomic window includes:
- the LOC131525770 gene encoding regulation of nuclear pre-mRNA domain-containing protein 2 isoform X1: MAAGSAGVSGHNSGSSPRLESTLDRRFQTVSNTMESIQGLSVWCIENKKYHSVIVRYWMKWLRKSDAPHRLNLFYLANDVIQNCKRKNAIVYRTTFTDVLPEAMKLISATKDSKVNRAVARILTIWEERSVYSEEFISQLKNSLVQKEEPVKVSVPVNSKSALKSKIVAEFVPTAFIEHLSKYRKSMDEIELKEKQLAAMRVDVCSTEALKKLKDKAGGKRFSKDFEDGSAKLQEFVSFLDGEVKKGPPLMEALENADIFYEMQYKEVKVVAKAYETFANRVSHLKRKLDALKNMLPDPDDSPIPSPIEDAPSPTGSESPFHALERIGTPDPELDGQAMEEDLIALADAPSPLSSVGGSSPPSAPLGDKDNRDVEDMDLSDVEETEAPAIIVEERVASAVVSKQSTVTPNAIESLPTNEGTQTKQIATPAVTVPSVETTTTTTTATTTPTTPSLPVNLVGVDLGKISSILSTITNVMKNSAVGVSPVSRSSPSVPSTPSSTQKTPTPTTTPPANPLASILSRVDINPNTLLSALSKTQTHGGFQGLSSLLNNPAAKTTTTSNSEKQSLNTPIPAETHTSPKVLPTPSSLPLARDPTSQGCVAPTPMQSNIANEKVTPSSSLSSTLDCKIDNFLQVHPVLKGINLGFPSVLTWPKGAVDSPSASTENLGGTPVRDEAGATPTQDEIMDVPQSELFPYQQGQTMPISTTLDAKSTCPLPSWQEQKAHADPQAHTDMHQKIAPKKDFQNSVPSLAAAEAMRHQRIEAMRSTSLSSNQQPLSVEATERSGVMLQELRQNPLIRDVGPNSKIVEGSYAYRDDQEKQILASSDAYGAEPYLAKEPRQDLAAPNFFTTPLPPIPKLPPPPQDFMHPASSRASGPRPTRDLQKPFGEAERGSVDGSYAPANSDYEHLSHEVPNKEPFHPHGDGASQSAHAPHLAPKIPPNGPVDYNHRHPPRVPLQHPPSAPHHCIGSPPSVRGYHEASGPPRPLPEDPYFDPCYEQPPRSPSPPHYDMHPISPHAQEYYPEEIPPHYPDHRVPPHLEHRPPPPHHIRPPHPGHYPAPRPLRRPPPVRHEPPFPRGKRPGPPFGGPPRVRGPFYPPKRPFLPPHY; the protein is encoded by the exons CGGATGCGCCACACAGGCTTAATCTCTTCTACCTGGCGAATGATGTCATTCAGAACTGTAAAAGGAAAAATGCCATCGTCTACCGCACCACCTTTACTGATGTGCTGCCAGAAGCTATGAAGCTCATCAG TGCCACAAAGGATTCTAAGGTGAACAGGGCAGTGGCGAGGATACTGACCATTTGGGAAGAGAGAAGTGTCTATTCAGAGGAGTTCATCAGTCAGCTGAAGAACAGTTTGGTTCAGAAAGAAGAACCAGTGAAAG tttcagttccAGTCAACTCCAAATCTGCCCTGAAATCCAAGATTGTTGCGGAGTTTGTG CCCACAGCATTTATCGAGCATCTGTCCAAGTACAGGAAGTCCATGGATGAGATTGAGCTCAAAGAGAAGCAGTTAGCTGCAATGAGAGTGGATGTGTGCAGCACAGAGGCTCTGAAGAAACTGAAAG ACAAGGCAGGAGGTAAAAGGTTTTCTAAAGACTTTGAAGATGGGAGTGCAAAGCTTCAGGAATTTGTTTCCTTTCTGGATGGAGAGGTCAAAAAAGGCCCTCCATTGATGGAAGCTCTGGAGAATGCAGATATATTTTATGAGATGCAATATAAAGAGGTCAAGGTTGTGGCTAAA GCCTATGAGACATTTGCAAACCGGGTGTCACACCTTAAGCGCAAGCTCGATGCACTGAAGAATATGTTGCCTGATCCAGATGACTCCCCCATTCCCTCCCCGATTGAAGATGCTCCTTCACCCACGGGCTCTGAGTCACCCTTCCACGCTCTGGAAAGGATTGGTACCCCAGACCCAGAGCTGGATGGGCAGGCAATGGAGGAGGACCTCATTGCTTTGGCTGACGCTCCCAGCCCTCTCTCATCTGTCGGGGGTTCCTCACCACCAAGTGCCCCTTTGGGAGACAAAGACAATCGTGATGTAGAGGACATGGACCTCTCGGATGTTGAGGAGACGGAAGCACCTGCCATCATAG TTGAGGAACGAGTGGCCTCTGCTGTTGTGTCCAAACAGTCCACTGTCACCCCAAATGCCATAGAATCCTTACCAACAAATGAAGGCACACAAACAAAGCAGATTGCAACCCCAGCAGTGACTGTTCCCTCAGTAGAAACAACGACAACAACCACCACCGCCACCACCACACCAACCACACCATCGCTGCCAGTGAACCTTGTTGGTGTTGACCTAGGCAAGATCAGCTCCATCCTCAGCACAATCACAAATGTTATGAAGAACTCAG CTGTAGGAGTTAGTCCTGTATCTCGGTCTTCCCCAAGTGTACCTTCTACTCCAAGCTCAACTCAAAAGACTCCCACTCCCACTACTACCCCTCCAGCCAATCCACTGGCCAGCATCCTTTCTAGGGTGGACATCAACCCCAACACTCTGCTCAGTGCTCTATCGAAAACACAAACCCATGGGGGTTTTCAGG GTCTGTCCTCTTTGCTAAACAACCCGGCTGCAAAGACCACCACAACTTCGAATTCTGAAAAGCAATCCCTAAACACACCTATTCCAGCAGAGACTCATACATCTCCTAAAGTCTTACCTACTCCATCTAGTCTCCCACTGGCTAGGGATCCCACCTCTCAAGGATGTGTAGCTCCTACGCCTATGCAGTCCAATATAGCGAATGAGAAAGTAACTCCGAGCTCTTCTCTCAGCTCTACCTTGGACTGCAAAATTGATAACTTCCTGCAAGTTCACCCAGTACTGAAAGGCATTAATTTGGGCTTTCCATCTGTACTGACATGGCCTAAAGGAGCTGTTGATAGCCCTTCAGCAAGTACAGAAAACCTTGGTGGAACCCCTGTAAGGGATGAAGCTGGTGCTACACCAACGCAAGATGAAATTATGGATGTTCCTCAATCAGAGCTGTTTCCATATCAGCAGGGGCAAACGATGCCTATTTCTACAACTTTGGATGCTAAATCAACGTGTCCGCTTCCATCTTGGCAGGAACAAAAGGCTCACGCCGATCCACAAGCTCATACGGACATGCACCAGAAGATTGCACCAAAAAAAGACTTCCAAAACTCTGTGCCCTCTCTTGCTGCAGCAGAAGCTATGCGGCATCAACGCATCGAAGCAATGCGTTCCACTTCTTTGTCCAGCAACCAGCAACCTTTGAGTGTAGAAGCCACCGAGAGATCCGGTGTGATGCTTCAAGAGCTGAGACAGAACCCCTTAATTCGTGATGTGGGACCAAATTCTAAAATAGTGGAAGGTAGCTATGCATATCGAGATGATCAAGAGAAGCAAATATTGGCCAGCTCTGATGCATACGGTGCAGAGCCGTACCTTGCCAAAGAACCAAGACAGGATCTTGCTGCACCTAACTTCTTCACCACACCTCTGCCACCGATCCCAAAGCTTCCTCCTCCACCACAAGACTTCATGCATCCAGCATCTTCGAGAGCAAGCGGTCCTCGTCCCACCAGAGATTTGCAGAAACCTTTTGGGGAAGCAGAACGAGGTAGTGTTGATGGATCGTATGCCCCAGCAAACTCTGATTATGAACACTTGTCTCATGAGGTTCCAAACAAGGAGCCTTTTCATCCACATGGGGATGGGGCCTCTCAGTCTGCTCATGCACCGCACCTTGCTCCTAAAATCCCACCGAATGGTCCAGTGGACTACAACCACAGACATCCACCAAGAGTACCTCTGCAGCACCCTCCAAGTGCACCCCATCACTGCATTGGGTCTCCTCCTTCAGTAAGGGGTTACCATGAAGCCTCAGGTCCTCCTCGACCTTTACCTGAAGATCCATACTTTGACCCATGCTATGAACAACCACCACGTAGCCCCTCTCCCCCTCATTATGACATGCACCCGATTTCACCTCATGCACAAGAGTATTATCCTGAAGAAATCCCACCTCACTACCCAGATCACAGGGTTCCTCCTCACTTGGAGCACAGGCCTCCACCACCACATCATATTCGTCCACCTCACCCTGGGCACTATCCAGCTCCTAGGCCCCTTCGTAGGCCACCACCGGTCCGTCATGAGCCGCCCTTTCCAAGGGGCAAACGACCTGGCCCACCGTTTGGTGGACCTCCCAGAGTCAGGGGCCCCTTTTATCCCCCTAAAAGACCCTTCTTGCCTCCGCATTACTGA